From the genome of Nicotiana tabacum cultivar K326 chromosome 17, ASM71507v2, whole genome shotgun sequence:
GGTCGAGATAAGGTGAGGCTTCCGGTGCTGCAGCTGCACCGCCACCACTCGCAGAAGTCGTGGCTGCTGACGTGGCGGTGCCCACAGCACCAATAAGGTTATGCTGGTGACTAGCACTTCCACCGCCGGACGAGCTTTCACCAGCAGCCATGTACTGATTCTCAGGACCTTGATCGTATAAAATCCCTTTAAATACGTGTCCGCCAATGTTCACAGCCGTTTGATATGCGAATTGATCCTCCGCATCATCAACCGAACTCATCCGAACGCAGTGAAATACGGCATTTGAACTTACTTTGGCTGGAAAATTCCCCACCTCCAACCCTAAGAACATTAAAAAAACACTAAGTTAAGCATGGCTCAACGAGTAAGCAGTAAGTTGAagaataaatagagaagaatTTGCGTAGATGGAGGGAAAAAAAGCAGGCAAGTGTAGTGCTTACACAGATATCAAAAACACAtagaagaaagagagaagagagagagagagtagcgCCTTTCTTTGTCAGGATTACCGAAAAACAGTGatgagaagaaagagagaaaaagcaAAAGCTGTGGACTTGACTATTTTACCACAATGGAAACTCGTTTCTTTTAATCTTCACATCGTTCTCATGAATTACTTTGTAAAAGATACTGTTAGGCAATATAATTTCTCGAcactgtgtatatatatatttctgtGTATACATTAAGGAAGGAACGACTAAAACTTTACCAGAAGTACTAGAAGGCAATATACGAGTGCAAACAAGAGAGGAAGCACTTGGATCCTCTCTTTGCCTTTTGGGTATATTATCTCTGTGCAGCTGCAGCgtttgctgttgctgctgctgctgctgttgttctTCTTGCTGCTGCTGTAAAGTAGTAAGTTGTTGTTGCCGTTCTCTCCTTTTTGCCGCTGGAACCCAAGTGCTTTTCACATGGGTTTGGCATTGAAAGCCTCGGCTCTTGCAACAAGTCCTACATCTCATGTGTTCACAATCTTTCTTCGCTTGGTTACCACAATCTTGGCAGCTAATTCCACCTCCCCCACTTCTCATCATGACCAATCCACCCGATCCTCCTGAAGAAGGGTCATGATCGGGCCGAGTCGCAGTCACAGTAAAGCCACTGCGGGTCGGCCCGTCACCTAATCCAACAGCGGCGGTGGGATAAAGATCTTGAAGCGGATTAATTGGGTGCCGAATCTGGGGCTGGGAATTACTAGTTTGCCATAGCTCAAAGCCTCTGTATGTAGGTAACTCTTGATCATTTCTGTACAAGAACCAACTGTCTGGACTAATTTCAGTGGGAGGATTATTAGTGCTTTGTTGGTGCTGCTGCTGGTCTTGGGCTTGGCTGCTACTTGCAGCTCCTCCACCTAGTGAAAAGAACCCAGCCATTTTGTTGCCACCTTTAAGACTTTTCCAAAATTCAATTGTGACTGACAATCCATAGCAGATCACGAACACTGGCTTTGATTATGACCCAAGAATGATATGGGTACCTCCCCTTCACTTTTTCTTGATTTGTGagtataataataaaagaaaagaataaaacaaagtcttttttttttctcactcTTGATTCTCtgctaaaacaaaataaaaaaggaaaatacagTTCTTGTCTGTACTATATAAGCGCGTGACAGCGAAAGAGTTAAAGTGAGAGAGGAAGAGAGCATTTGGTAGCTAGATAAAAGTTGCAGCTTTTGTTAAATTTTCTTGGGACAGACAAAGGTAAGGAAGACTTTTAGAGATAGAGATTAATCGAAGAGAGGGAAGTCGAAGTCCTTTGATTTGCTTTTAGGCTTCTATTTTGTGGCTTGTGTTGTGGAGCATTAAAGAGGCAGTAGACTTACAACTCTGCAACGCCGCCATGGCCAAAAAAGCAGCAAAcgtctctctctcctctctgttctttttgttctgcaaacacacacacacacacacactaattTAAGTCTTTACATACAGACCCTCCCATTCCATTctttgtctctctctctctctaaaactaAACTATAACTCAGACTTAAACGATCGATAGTTGTAAAGTGATGCGCTTTTACTAGTGCTCTCTCTCACTGTTCTCTCTACCAAATTACCAGTGTTCCTCTGAATCGAATGGTTCTAAGAAAATAACATTCCAATCTGTCGGCTGTTATGTGAACACGTGTCAAGCGCTCAGCAGTTGCTTCCCTCGTCCTTCGTACCGGAAACCTGCTGCTTTATGTCTCTATCCATTTTAATTGTGTGTAATGAATGGACGGGAATACAATTGTTTATCTTCTCGCTCCCTTATTTTTTGTTTCCTAATTACCATGCATCAAATTGTGCATAAGCTCTCTCCGGAAAAAGTTCTCCATcgtcaaaaataaataaataagtaaataaaatagGTATTTTAACATAAGAatgtgaaaattgaaaaaattgatTTTTGAAATTAAGATGAAAAAATGTACTTAAATTGAATAATATTTGAAcatacattttatttgaaaaatattgcCGTAATTTTGTGTGGAGAAAACATTGTTCATTtcgaaaaaatgataaaatcaccTTTTCAAACTTTGCAactcatctttttcaaaaattaaaaattatttcacGGTATAATCAAATACTAATATTTTGAACATCTTTTTCGGAAAactaagctagcgtttggacatagatttaattgaaatttgaaaaaaaaagtttttgaagttgtgttgaaaaataatttttgaaagttgaaattgtaTTTGAACCTGCATtttatttaaagaaaagttaaaattttgtgagtggaagaaagttttcacacaaaaactaccgtaaacaagtttttggaaatttaaaaaatattttccctaaagatgatcatatttcataaacaaataatattttaaaaaaaattatgaaaaaattaagataaaatctatggccaaatggGAGCTAACGGATTTCTATGGACATAACTATGAACTATAAAAATACATCAACAAGAAACAAGTATaataaatttaaaagttaaattgtATTATCCGGCAAAAGTTCTCCCATAACATAACTAAGTAAAGAAAATTCCTTATTCCCTCAATTTTAATGTATGTTTTTTACATTACTTTCCAGTTTGTAACAAaaaatttgtttatttttatatcaaataatatttaaTTCCAGTAGTCTTGTTTGACCCTTAATAATAATCTCTTATATAGCCGGCAATGGTTAGCTTAGATGGTTGGGTGAGTGTGTTTCCACATGAAAGATCCGGGATCGATTCCCTTCACCATCAGCCTCCTCAGTTAGAGTTCGTCACACCGGACTTGCTTAATACGATTTACAACTCTTATGTGGTTTGCGAGCTATTGCATAGTGATCAGATTACCTGGTGCGCACCCGAAACATAGCATCTGCGGATTTTGCTAAAtacttttccaaaaaaaaaaaaactcttatgAATATTACGTGACATATTTGATGGATCTCTTAGTTTCAAATCACAACATTTAAAAAATTATGTTTTATTCTTAAACTCCTCGCCTTTTCAAACGaaaacacataaaataaaatGGTTTGTCCACAACCTATAAAATTTTGAATGTTGCTGACCTTTGAAATATACTTTTCTTCagaatttaaatattttatagaGGTTCTTTATTTCCTATAGAGAGCCTCTTTGGAAACCCACATTGTAGGTTGATTTGAGTGTAATTATACACTGTTATATTGTTTGTTTGGCAAGTagcttgtcacgacctaaaattcaattagtcgtgatggcacctaacctcacctaCTAGATAAGTCAAATAACACAATCCAatacaattaatatttaactgactctaatacactctccatggactagtagtacaaatcatgagcttctaagattcagaatttataaagtttgtgtgaaataaaaatatgtcatttgtttgaattataaatgaacaaattaaaattctaaagctaccatgaacaaaaggcaTCAATAACTGGGACGCGGGTACATCTTCAGATTCAGCTATCGCTGTACGCAGCTACATCAGCATccgaaatctgcacgcaaggtgcagaagtgtagtatgagtacaaccgaccttaatagtatagaaatgtaggcatactttcaagttcaacagttaaactcagtacaagtaaaatagctCAATTCTAAATGATATGagaaatatgacatctctatTTCTATATGCTAATGTACATATTGTATGTGATGCACTTCAGTGGAACCTCGTATACTCaaatctcaaaatactcaatcactcagtactgtgtatggccaatccagcccaggaaaaatccatcctatatgtatatatatatatatatatatatatatatatatatatatatatatatatatatatatatatacatatcccggacagtcagtcactcaatactgtataaggccaatccagcccaggggaagatccatctccaaatataaatgattcggacaagatccatgtccagcaagatccatccctcaatataaatgattcgggcaagatccatgcccaggaaagatccatccctcaatataaatgatttggggaagatccatgcctagggaagatctatccctcaatataaatgcttcggacaagatccatgtccagggaagatctatcactcaatataaatcatctacgctcactgtggggggtgcagactccgaaggggctccttcagcccaagcgtgatataaagccgatatggcctgctgtaagcgggcagccccgatccatataataataaagccgaTATGACCTGcagcaggcgggcagccccgatccatataataataaagccgtatggcctactgcaggcgagcaaccccgatcccataaatatcgtCACtatggatgaacatgactgagtatgaaatgtacattttaaaaataattaaattcaacagcaatacgaccctatgggtcccaaaattatcggcacgtagcctaaacacgatctttaatacgagtctcatcTTAATTTCTCTAGCACGTAGAGGATATgaggataataacatgattctttaattttataactccacaaaattaattcaagtcacaatttctatggtgcacgcccacacgcccgtcacctagcatgtgcgtcacctctaaacaatttatataacacaaaattcggggattcataccctcagaaccaagtttagaaatgttacttacctcgaacaagctgaatccgatgccgagcaagctaaataatactccgaaaattccattccgcgcgtatcaacctccatacgccttcctatctcctcaattcaagccaaacgatcAGTATCTAGTCAAATAACGTGCAAATAAATCATAAtttactccaatgcttacaaattaataatttataaaaaaattcaactctgctcgaaaagtcgaCAGTGGGGCCGACATATCGGaattcgacgaaactcacaaaatctaacaactcattcaattacgagttcaaccatactagtttcatttaaatctgactctgaatcggtattcaaaactcgaaaattcattttGTGAAATTATAAAAATTTCTTACGATTTcttcttgaaaaatcaataatctaacgccaaaaatgaagattaattcatgaaatataatcacaagtgagtcaagaatgcttaccccaagttttgtggtgaaattcctctccaaaatcgctaaATCCCGAGTTTCCTAACTAAAAATACGAAATAATGGCTCAAAGGTCTGAAATAGAGGACTTATAACACTGTCCCGACTtctttcttcgcgttcacgagcctcctatcgcgttcgcgatgaacaaaattctcaaaagccatttccaaactcttctcagacagcctctagtataatggtcataactttttgtacacaactccaaataacaaatggtttgactttttggaaactagacatcaagggctataaTTTACTTTGATGATCATATcctaattccttatagatttagagatatatgtgtcacgacccaaagtctaactagtcgtgatgatacctaacctaacccgctaggtaagccaactttcaattatccaattccaataacaattattaaagcaatttaagtgaataaaaatCTTAATATCATACAcccccccaagaactggtagtacaaatcatgagcttctaagaatagagtatacaaagcgaaaataaaataattacatagtctgtttgaataataaataaacagagcttttataaatctaaggctaccatgaacaagaggcagccaCAACAGGAATGCATGTACATATTCAAATCCCTCAACCAttgagcacagcaacaacaacagccaacatctgcacgcaatgtgcagaagtgtagtatcagtacaaccgaccccatgtactgagtaagtaacaaacctagccttaggttgaaagtagtgacgagcttgtaacaaggtcagagtccaacttccataaccaacaatagttcataacaatattaaacaagtaataccagaagtaactcaaagaataaatgctcagctaaatcatgacttctgaaaatagttctgcctttcaagtacatcaatgaaaacccaaattgtttaccgaaattatcaaaaatatgaataagtttgaaaacagtaattctttccaaaatcctttcaataataaataaaatgtctcattttctttccagataaccagtgtaaaacaaatgcattattatgcccatctgtcaacatgtgtgagaaatcatgaataatgcgATAtcatacaacatgaggaaaacacatctctatgcatgtatgtcatatgTGCATATCAatacaatgtatctcagagattgtactcatgtactcacacacTGTGAGTACTCAACTTCACTATCTCGCATTCTCtttcactatgctcagcacactcaatcactcagcactatacaatacctgctgcggcgtgcagcccgaaccATGtctatagtcgactgcgctcactgaggggtgtgtacagactcataaGGGGCTTCTACAGCACAAGCGCTATAAgaatggacaactcacgtgctacacggataactcacgtgctataatatcatatctggatcagcacggacaactcacgtgctataataatatctggatctgcacgactaactcacgtgcaatagtataatatatagatccgcacggccaactcacgtgcaatagtataatatatatatataaggccaacatggcctgctgcggcgtgcagcctgatcccaaaaatatcttcacaatcaggccctcagcctccctcagtcataaatctctctagtctctctctcatgggatcacaatgtcatgagaatagcccaaaatgatgatatgatgtatcaataaataacaacagagactgagatatggtatgcaatgaaatgaatatgactgagtatgaatttttaatttaaaataattaattcacaacaatataacctctgtgggtcccaataatactggcaggtagcctcaatatgatttttaatatgcttttcagctcaatttctttaactcataaaaccgcatggaaaatgccaagatcatttaactacaaaatttcacagaaataattatgtcacaatttctatagtgcacgctcacacgcccgtcacctagcgtgtgtgtcacctcccaacaattcacgaaatacatatattcagggttcataccctcaacttcaagattagaagagttacttacctcgaacaagccgaatccaatgtcgaacaagctaaacaatgctccagaaatcccattatgcgcatatcaactcccgaacggcttgaatctaccacaattaatttgttTCAGCTCACaaatattataggaattaattccatatcaaactattaatatttttcaaaaatccgaaattacaccccaaaaattatctgtggggcccacatctcggaatccgataaaactcaaaaaatccgaacccccattcaaccacgagtccaaccataccaaaattactcaaatccgaccacaactcggccttcaaatcgtcaattaaagtctatgaatttttctactattttcaacccaaaacactaatttgttgataaaaacaataatagattcgtgtaatttaaccaaaaccgagttagaatcacttaccccgttattttccttgaaaaactcccgaaaatcgcctcttcccgagctcaaatccgtcaaaaactaaaaatgggacaaagtcccattttcagaacttaaactctttgtcgagacctctcttcttcgcgaacgcgacaggtccctcgcgttcgcgaagcacaactcgatTGCCCACAAATTTAACCCTTCGAGAACGCGATCgtggcttcgcgaacgcgaagctttgcaaatcttacccttcgcgaacgcgaacgagAGCacagcttcgcgaacgcaaagctttacctgctcagaccttcgcgaacgcatagaacaaGAACCCGAGGTTCCCCaatagcctcactcctcttcgcgaacgcgacacctctcacgcgttcgcgatgcacacacagagcataccttcgtgttcgcgttcgcgtccccCACTTCGCGGATGCGAAGAACAAAACATCAtactcagaaaacactcttcgcgaatgcgaaagagaaaatcaaaaaaatgcaGCAgtagatatcagcaatctcaccaagtccaaaaatgatctgttaaccatccaaaactcacccgagcccctcgggacctcaactaaatataccaacaagtcctaaaatatcatacggacttagtcgaaccctcaaatcacctcaaacaatgctaaaactatgaattacacttcaattcaagtctaattaactttgaactttcaaattttatatcttgtgacgaaatacatcaaatcaatctggaatgactttaaattttgcacacaagtcataaatgacataacgaagctattcaaatttccagaatcggattccgacctcgatatcaaaaggtcaaccccccggtcaaacttcccaaaaattcatctttcggcatttcaagcctaattccactatggacctcaaaataatattccggacacgctcctaagtccaaaatcaccgtacggagctattggaatcccacttaaacatatgttcgtcctcgaacgtgccacgagttgtttccaagccataaAATCATTGTTCCATCTTACTACACACGTActcgggggtgaacccacgtcaccctattccatatgagcttgacaacacaatacaactgaaatcatTGAATTTAACTTTAGCctataaaccttggaatttaatttccaacctttataatttctttcaagacacgaatcttacatttacaccctgtatgagtttgaacaagttgtatcaagccataaccataaccataaccGCGGACATAATCACCTAACacattacacaactcgcatgctcataGCACCATTCCTGACCACAGTGACTACTCCACAACCaaaccagatcaacaagtcacggagctctctcaccccaactagaaccataatcactttctgagccgactctcaatattatactcccgaatataccgaaatcaaacctgatactacccattctaggtccaatgaccttatattactaaacacaattGTTCCATAGACATGCCGCAGCAATATAACATTAGAGCCACAACTCGTGCTATCCGTGCACTAATACGcagcaattcaaatgtacccagtcatggaaaatgactcaaatgagagaactgccccgccagattaacaagtatcGCCACAACGAAAcactgaaaattcatcatacaccatAGAACCATCACCCGAGATTAACACAAgattcataccttaacataactccgctgcaatgcgtgaccccatccaaacgatGGTCCATAATATATACCCCGAGCCACCCCGCTCAAAATCACTAACCaaagagaggcaaatgacaaaaaaatgccacacaaaacatgaaagaacataaccattacgcaatcgatcatgcaatacccaaatacacATTAcgctcaaattctgctataaagctcaaatagaaccgcaccatctgtgcacatatccaatgaatcacaactcctcatagcataaaggagtaactcacagatcatttcagaacacgaataagttcaacattaACCacatgacacatccctcaacaatagcagtatggaaccAACCATTCTCGCTCGGTGTAGAATGCATATCtttattgggcctaccaatggactcccaaatcaactcgggttacccacaaatagataaaaatccctccacaaatccATAATGATTGAATCACAAtacattctatcatctggctagctccggccacaacttaacagtccacaaccatgaaacaatttgctcctgagaactcccaaatctccaaatccatagaacacgcgaatcaccatatttgattctatctccaccgcccgaatgcctaacacctctctcatacacaatcatcccacgagaaatactttaaaagttcttccgtgtcacttggcaaaatttgaatatcggcagtctatcaaccatgtgagtaccacAATACTAATTAAACAcctgtaagtcaaaatacaatgcgccttctgaaatacaCACCCTTCTCATACACCTAGTAGTAATCGTATTCATCTAGACATTTGGAAccgcccatgttgtctaagaattcatgatcATTCTACCCAAACTTCGTTACCttccttcaagactgaactgccaccttgtacatgtaaatctaactTTCGCACAACACATAGCATCTATCTTGTGAAAAGCACAagatctcattatcaactctggtcaccagGAAATTACATATccagttagttagaaacctttatcTTACTTCCTTccgagagaaaatcacaatacacaacatgtttcTCACACCAGTAGAAATATACGGTtccaaccatggtagaaaccatcaagaacactttgaaatccatctgcacataactaagcaattagaactaaattcctctaactcgaccaaaccacgtaggtcaccaaacccaagaatattatcaccaaaacatctgtagagtctcaccacatcataattacccatataaataccacaaccgaaaaacccactctgaaaataccttatttgagtctaaggccatttcattcaccttcctgataccaaaatataaaatccataatgatatacaaaaataaCACAAGTCTCGACATCATCCAACTTAAATCTAAGATTTTAGCCGCAAACAAATctgccaaaaattctcaattgttacatataaatctcgaatccattagaactttctcaagAATCACCCCGTATTttcaaatccacattacaccgcccaaatgggccaaaagacacgtgccacATTAGCACAATAgctctcaaagaagtaactctactttagtaccacctatcaaattcatactccgtgcatACTACATCATTcataaataacaactcactcatcccacgattttcatatactcataagtgcaatataacccgtatctaggaatttccttattcgagtcatcatcgatctcaactttttcaagtcataactaacccaccagtatgcctcagcccaaaactaaacctttacatataatcatgaaattgaattatcaatagcaggctcccccacttggctcaaagccatagattaaaatatttcataactcacaataccaatactttATTACTGTCATAATGTCACAGTCAGTTTAACGaaacttcttctcaaactcaggcaacgccaaccataaaaataccccaaatcatcagctaagctcgcaatcattctcttgacactcaagtcaactttctcagccagattcaaattcaaatctccacacatatgccccattggcagaaaagaaactctccattcACATAATAAGgaatacacctacgtagattactccgcagggaaTAACCCACATGTTTaacctcaaattggtatcttgatataccctttcgcagtcacaattactatgcaatcacttagtctatctgagtccaaactcattaaccagacatgagaatttaatttgttccaaaatttaacaatcgtgaaagatccttcaaaacattcacactcgagactgtacgtcacatcaaaacaaaaatcaagcacctaatggccttcctttacatttcaaggaaacacttctcgtcacattcaaatcgtcttaacacatctcgcagttatatcatactcatcacaaagtcatttcaccgctcatcgagccacaaattccattgtagggtcattaccggacatatgagtccaattgtacaggttacaactgaagctactgagctcaagctacggtctaaccatggcctcaagtcctccagactggcccatcaccaaaaca
Proteins encoded in this window:
- the LOC107829641 gene encoding protein EXPRESSION OF TERPENOIDS 1-like isoform X1; translated protein: MAGFFSLGGGAASSSQAQDQQQHQQSTNNPPTEISPDSWFLYRNDQELPTYRGFELWQTSNSQPQIRHPINPLQDLYPTAAVGLGDGPTRSGFTVTATRPDHDPSSGGSGGLVMMRSGGGGISCQDCGNQAKKDCEHMRCRTCCKSRGFQCQTHVKSTWVPAAKRRERQQQLTTLQQQQEEQQQQQQQQQTLQLHRDNIPKRQREDPSASSLVCTRILPSSTSGLEVGNFPAKVSSNAVFHCVRMSSVDDAEDQFAYQTAVNIGGHVFKGILYDQGPENQYMAAGESSSGGGSASHQHNLIGAVGTATSAATTSASGGGAAAAPEASPYLDPSLYPAPLNTFMAGTQFFPPPRS
- the LOC107829641 gene encoding protein EXPRESSION OF TERPENOIDS 1-like isoform X2, which translates into the protein MAGFFSLGGGAASSSQAQDQQQHQQSTNNPPTEISPDSWFLYRNDQELPTYRGFELWQTSNSQPQIRHPINPLQDLYPTAAVGLGDGPTRSGFTVTATRPDHDPSSGGSGGLVMMRSGGGGISCQDCGNQAKKDCEHMRCRTCCKSRGFQCQTHVKSTWVPAAKRRERQQQLTTLQQQQEEQQQQQQQQQTLQLHRDNIPKRQREDPSASSLVCTRILPSSTSGLEVGNFPAKVSSNAVFHCVRMSSVDDAEDQFAYQTAVNIGGHVFKGILYDQGPENQYMAAGESSSGGGSASHQHNLIGAVGTATSAATTSASGGGAAAAPEASPYLDPSLYPAPLNTFMADTP